The DNA sequence TCGAGAGCGTCGAACGCTGCCGGTCGAGTTCGCCGTCGAGCGCCTCCGCGACCGCCGGGTCCGTGTGCCGAACGTCCTCGTAGTCCATAATCGACCCTTCGGTCGCACCGTCAATAGCGTACCGATACCGGCCCACGTTCCCGTTGGCCGCCATTGACGAGACCGCCGAGGATTTAGTCCGGTCGCGTCTATCCGACCCATGCCACGCCCGAAGTCCTCGTTCGACCGGCTCCGCCCGTTCCAGTTCCGTGAACCCGGTGACGTGCTCGACGACGACACGATGTACACCGTCTACGAGATCGCCCGGCTGCTCCAGGGGCTCGACCCCGAGACCGAACTCGACATCGAGACCGAGGACGTGCTGCTCGACTGGGCGATCCCGTGGATGGTGACGAACGCCGAGGAGCTCTGCTTCGCCGACCCCGTCGCCGACGACGAACCCGGCCACTACGGTCTCGCGTGAGCCACACACCGGGTTTCGTCGGGGACAGCTGTCACCGAACCGTCCGGCCGCGGCGAGCGAAGCCCTATACCCGAGGGCGCACGAACCCGGCACACGAACGATGAGCGGCGAAGGGACCGGCAGCGAGACGGCCGCCGCGACCGGCGAGCCCCGCGAGAACCCAACCGGACCCGGTTCGGAAACCGCCTGGCGCGACGTCTTCGGCTACGAGGAACCCTACGAGAACCAGGCCGACGCGATCGAGACCGCGATCGAGACGGGCGAGCAGGGTGGCTACCTCGTGATGGAGGGGGCCTGCGGGACCGGCAAGACGATGGCGGCGCTCACCGCCGCCGGAACCCTCCTCCGCGAGACCGACCGCTACGACAACGTCCTCGTCGTGACGCCGGTCAAACAGCAGCGCCAGCAGTTCATCGAGGACCTCAGAGCCATCAACGAGAGCGTCGACGAGCCCTTCGACGGGCTGGCGCTGGTCGGCAAAGCCGACCTCTGTCCCTACGAGCGCGTCGGCGCGTTCGAGGAGAGTACACAAGAGGCCTGCGAGGAGCTCCGGGATCACACTTCGGGGCTGGTCGCGCACGGCGACGGCGGCGGTGAGGGCGAGGTCTGGTGGGACTCGGCGCGTGCCGGCGAGCTCGTCTCCTCGGCACGGGTCGACGCCGACACCTGGAACACGCTCGACGAGAACCTCACGACGGCGGGCCACACCGCACCGTACCCCACCGCACGGCCGACCGCGCCCGACTCGCTGGCCGAGGGCGACCACGCACCCACCTTCTGCCCGTTCGAGGCCGACTGGTACGCGCGTGACAAGTCGGTCCCCGTGAGCTTCGACGC is a window from the Halococcus hamelinensis 100A6 genome containing:
- a CDS encoding DUF5827 family protein, giving the protein MPRPKSSFDRLRPFQFREPGDVLDDDTMYTVYEIARLLQGLDPETELDIETEDVLLDWAIPWMVTNAEELCFADPVADDEPGHYGLA